CACCCTTAGTCGCCACCTGCAGCGCAGTCATTTGGTAGACACAATTATAGAGATGCAAGTGCCGCAAAGCGAGGAAGCCACCACGACGACCATGGCCACATCATCGTTAACAATACCTGGGCCAGAAAACCCGGTCATCGAGAATAGCCAGCAAAATGAGATGATGCAGACGGATGTTGGGGCTGAGAAGATGACGACGGCTGCTTTaggcaatggcgatggcaatggtaAGAGCCTCAGTAGCCTTGCACGAATCAACTCAAATTCCCATTCCAACTATGCCCAACACACGCCAACGCATAATTCAAAAGATAATCTAAAAACGCTGTTGTTCGGCGACGAACAATGATCGTTGATTGTTGTTGTACTCACCAGAAGTAGCCGTCAAAGAAGATGGATCAGGAGAACACGCGGAGCCGGCGGTGCAAGAGGAAGAACTGGATCCCGTAACATTGGACGCAGCCACCGCGGTGACtacaacagcaatagcagcagcaatatcagcggcagcagcagcggaagcTAATTCGTCAGAGTCACCCGTTACAACCACAGCTTCGTCGTCAACTACTCTCTTTCCAACGCCCACACCGTTTGATTTTGAATACGACATAATGAGAGACGAAGCCCAGCAATCGTCGCCCAATATCCATGACGTCTCCAAAGCCTTTAGCGACAATGCCTCATCCAGCAGCCCAATTAATGAAAGCGACAAACTGCTTTCCGCCACTGTCCTGGAAGCATCGCCAGCGAAGGGCTTACGCTCCAACACCCGTCTGCATCGCTCTTCCATTTATGTGTGCAAGCTCTGTAGCCAAACATTTGACGAGCTGGGCAAGCTAGTCAAGCATGAAATGGAGCTACACTCCAGCACGGAACGATCTCGATGGGGCTATCAGCACAAGTGTGCCATCTGCAATACATCGTACCGCACGCTCACGTTGCTCAAGTTCCACATGAAGCGACACAGCAATCGGAAATCACAGTGCAAGCTGTGCCCCAAAACCTTTGTAACAATCGCAGAGCTCGAGCGGCACACGAAGGCCAAGCACAGCAAGGATAAGACGCTTCGGTGCTCTTTGGATGGCTGCCGGAAGACTTTTGCCTTCAAACACCATTTGGTACGCCATCAAAATGCCTCACATTTGAGCACGCGGTACATATGTCCCGTTTGCAATAAGGAGGAGCAATCCAATGTGCATTTGAAGAATCATATGAGCGTGCATAAAGGTGAGATAACCTACAAGTGTCCCAAGTGCGATCGCTCCTATTTGCGGCGTGGCAGGTGAGAGATTCACTTTCTAATCGTTTGTAAGCCTTCTAAAATCATTTCTCTTACACAGACTCGCAAGCCATGTTCTCTTAATCCATAATTTGCATCTCACCACCGAAGAGTTGGATAAAATCTCATCCCAGGCTAAGCGCCAGGCCGAACCTAACGACCTTAAAGACACGATGCCCCGGGCGCACCTGGGCCGTCGAAAGGATGTAGGTAGTGCTAGAGAAGAAAATGGGGAGCCCACAGGAGCTGATGATAATTCCAAGTAGTTTCAGCCTACGCTCTTACAATCAAGCAAAGTAATCGCACAATGTACAAAGTTTGATATAGTCTAAGTACTGTTCCTCTCCATCGTTTTAGCGCATCTAATGTCTTGAAGTTTTCCTGTTAAGTTGTAGACTAAGCCATTAAACACAATCTCTCATATAAAATTAGCTGAAATACAGACGAATGATCATTTATTGACAGATAGATTCCAGTGACAGTGAAATTTTCAATGTATTATGTGGATCCAAAAGAAGGCTATGCCCAATTGGCGACATGCAGCTTACGGAACCGCTTTAGACATAACTATCCGCAACCATCTCGCCGTCTCAAGCTGTCAGTAATTAATCCATTCGATTTCCAAGCATGATTGAGGCAACCTCTACCAGCTGGCTCTGTAATAGCCAAAGAGAAACGCTTCACATATAGTGTTTAAAATTCtccattatatatatataattttttttttggcaagcgGCTCCTATGAGTCgtgtattttatatatttacgaGCAATGTCATGGATAGAATAACCCAATAGTTTTAAAGAAAGAAAGATTAGTAATCTTCAACGATGTtatacttataaaatatacatacattaaataacttttactACTAGATTCGACCAAAATTGGTATTTATATTGCTTGCTTCGGTCAAGGAAGCTCCTTCTTGAAGATGTTCCACTTCCAGCTCCACTGGTTTTCCAGGCTGAGCAACTGCTGGTAGGAAACATAGTCATCCTTAGCGAATTCTTTTAGGCGGGCCAACTGCATCATAGCCTCTTCGGTGGAGTAGATAGGCTCTATCAAAGTCACGGGATAAGGCTCATCACAATCATCCTTATTCGAGATCGGTTCGCTTTTGACCAGAATGGCCTCGAACTCCTGTAGATCCAGGCTGTCGCCGGTGGCATTGTAACCGATGTTGTGTCGCTTCCGCCATTTCTCCAGCCATCCGGAGGATGCGGAGAAATTGGAGTAGCCCAGTTCCACCGCTATTTGCTTGGCCTTCTCCCGGACCATTTCCCCTGATATGGGTATGTTCTCGCTCCGAACTCGCGAGAACCAATCGAAGCACATCTCATCGATCTGGGCGCCCCGCTGACTGAGGGGATTCCTTCGCATCTGGTTCATTTTCAGCTCTCCGGTCAACAAACCCTCTTTAATAGACTGTTTGTGCTTCAAAATGTCTGCTGCTTGTGTCTTCCCAATGTTAAATCTGCAGAAATTCGTTACTTTTACTTGTtcatttgtatgtatgtatgtatcaaGCATTGACCTTACCTTTTAGCCAGATCCCGAACCGTTAGCTTATTTCGCTCCTGGGACCGGATTACCTCCATTTTCTCCTCCAAAGTGAGCAGTGTTCTAGTTTTCCTGACTCTTCCCGGTAGCATATTTGGTGACGAACATTACTAGTGAGCGATGAACACTATTGTCTGTCGAAATTGGTGGAACTCGCTGCAAAATTAGACAGTTTTCTTGTCCGCTCAAGGGAGTGTCCGTCCGCCCACATATACTCGGTGCAGTGTGACCAGAGCGAGAGCACGTACAAAAGGCGAGGGCGTATGCAAGATTTTTTTTAACGGGGGTTAATGGGGAATTAagaacttttttatttttaattatttctaaaGAAAACTCTTGTCCAGTATTGTAGCTATTTTTGAAGACGAACCACAATGGCTATAGCCCCTGAACCATTTTCAGATCAGCGACTGTAACTCAAAAGTTACTGCCCGAACACAACGTCCTGTAATCTTATTGTAATCATGTAACTTTATACGCAATACCTACAAATTAGCTCCCATACGAAGTGGTGCACCCCCCGGACCCCTTTGGGTACGCCCTTGAATCTAAAAATACGCTCCTGGCAGCCGGCATGGGAACTTGTGCGACTCGAGACACGGTCACACTGCTTTTGATCACAAAAGAGCGgtataaaatacaatacacATTGTTTGCCGAACATATTTTGAAACGCCTACCACAAACTGATAATCCAGCGAAGAGGAGCATCTTGATCAACCGCAGCGCCATGGACGCCGCCGTACCGGATCCCGCGCTGCTGGCCATGAACAAGCTGAACAAGGGCTCCAAGTGCCGAGCGTGTCTATCGGTGGACCGGAAAACCGTGCAGTTGAGCGCCGAGGTGCCCAACCTGCAGAAGAGTCGCACCTACGCCCAGAGCCTGAAGCAGGTCACCAACCTGGACCTGCGGGTCATTAGTCCAGGTGGGTACCTGTGGCCCATGCAGATCTGCGTGCGCTGCTGTCGCGCCCTGGAGGTGGCGATGCACTTTGTCGAGATGGCCCTGGATTCGAATAGAAAGCTCCATGGCGAAGCTAAAAGCGTAAAGCTGCCCAGTCCCACTGGAGAGCTTAAACGGAAGGCCAGCAACGAAACGATCCCCTGGAACCAGTTTAGCCAGGAGTTCGAGCAGTTTGTCGAAGGCTACGAGGGTGCGACTACGGGTCCCATCGAGGAGAATGTGCTCTACATGCGAGGTACCAAGGTGCCCCGACTGGATGTCGACGCTTCATCGGGTAGCAAGACAGCGCCGAAGGAAGATGAAGGTACCCTTTTTGATTTCTTATCCTAACATGCACTCTAATATACGTAATTCACCCCCAAAAAGTGATACTTTTCGATGTCAAGTACGACACCAATgatctggaggaggaggacgagaaCGACGGCTCAGATGCCAAGAACAATGAGACCTTCTTTGAGAACAGTATTACACCTGGAGAGACTGTTATGGTCGTATCCGTCGCGGAAAAAAATGGCGAgaataataacaattacaatttcaatAACAAAAACGGCGATGTGACGGATGACGAGTGCGACCTTATACAACGCGCTCTGGAGATGACTCTAAACGACGAAGGCTGTAGCCAAAGTCCGAAGAAGGACGCCAACAATGAAACTCAGATGAAATGTAAGTATATCTAAACTATTTATAGACTATTCATAGTTATCATTTCTGCTTTCTAGCCAATGGAATAGAGGTCTCATCTCCGCTCTTTATTAAGCTGGCCACGACTAGCAGTACGATGGTCAATATACCCATTCTGAAATGCAACATTTGCCAATACTCGCATACCGATGCGGAGCAGCTCCAAATTCATTACAAAAGTATTCACAAGATTTCTATGATCGAAGACGATATAATTGGTCTAAACAAAAGTGAGCTGCTTTTTCTATTCACTTCCTTGCACCGATCTTATGAGTTTTGTTTCAGATCAAAACTTCAAGTGCCGACCTTGCAATAGTTATGAGACGAAAGACAGGAATGAAATGCAGAAGCATCTGATCGACCACCACAAAATAGATGGAGATTTCGGTAGGCTTTAAGATTCGGACTAGGAGATCCATTACTTAATGCGTTTATCCACCAGAAATGTACTGCTATATGCAGGCAAATTGCCCGGCTTGCGACAGGATCTTCAAGGATCAGCGCTCGGCCAGGAAACATTACACCAGGGTGCACACCCCGGTGCAAATTGCGGTGTCGCCAACGGAAACATATGCTTGCACGGCATGCGACAAGGTGTTCAACCAGAAGGCCAGCCTCCACAGCCACCAGCGTTTCTGCCAGGTGAAGGATGTCGTGCACTGCAGCTTCTGCGATCAGCAGTTCAACAGCATGCGCAAGTACGAGCTGCACTTGCAGCAACTCCATGCCGTGGAAACAGTACACGAGTGTGAGATCTGCCGGCGGAGCTTCAAGAGCGCCGAAACCCTAACCATGCATCGCAAGCGGCACTCGGAGAGGCACTTCCAGTGCAGTAAGTGTTCGCTTAACTACGTAAACTCGGCTGAGTTGCGAGTGCACTACGAGCGAGCTCACGTCAACGAGGAACCTGTGAGCTGCCTAACCTGTGGCaatcaatttcaaaacatGACCCTGCTGCGCGAGCACGAACAAAGAAGTCACCAGAAGTCTAAGGTCTGGCGCTGTGAGGTGTGCAACTTCGAGACGAAGACCAGGTGGCACAGGCGTCAGCATCAGTACGAGCACATGGATTACCCGTACAAGTGTCAGAATTGCACCAGCGAGTTCGCTGATCGCAGCAAGTACGTAATTTAATCTATCACGGGGACCGGAATTCATCACTATGCCTGTTTCAGATTCCGCCAACATTCCAAGAAGGTGCACGGCATCGAGCTGAGCGACGAGCAGTTGGCTGAAATGTTCCGCGAGAAGAAGGGCTACACCAATCGTCACGATGCATTCAACAAGTCGATCAACTCGCTGGAGATTCCAGGTCTCACGGAAGACTGTTTTACAGAGCTGGAGAGCTTGGGCGTGGATTATGACGACATAACTACAGATCTCTTTGCCAGCTCCGCCTCTCTGGACAACCTGCTAAATTTGATACCTTAAAAACCGGCGACGATCAATCTACCTGCATAGAATTTACAATTGAAACGGGGAAAATATTAGCTGACGAGAGCAAGAAGACTGCCTGCACTTTACAAATCGCCCTAACCGAAATAGCAATTATACACCGCACTGTTTAAGTTTGAACAACTATTTTGCTCAACAAAATCAGATCTGAACATTCATTTATATGTATTCACATTGAAACCATGATATTTTTGAAGTCACAATCTCAATAAACAAGGACACACGCGTTTCTGAAGCGCACAAAACTCCCTTGCGTTCGTTTTACACTCTGTCGGAGTTTGTATTTaaactatttcaatttcaataactAATTAACGCCCTGGATGAATTTTGAGAGGAAGTCGGTGGGCTTGGGTTCCTGCGACTCCTTCCAGTAG
This sequence is a window from Drosophila teissieri strain GT53w chromosome 2R, Prin_Dtei_1.1, whole genome shotgun sequence. Protein-coding genes within it:
- the LOC122613712 gene encoding transcription factor E4F1 isoform X5 yields the protein MVNPVQQIEPMATTSTTITESGDINVVVDATPLFYAATSNSLIVTNSAPVTTVVESTGEAENHAFGIFPEITEGNLPENEAVQQTPANISGNSMFGDMQDFIDNTDVAAICTIPADDMPVVDGDDIVIDNNNISLDFDAENLFEDFEEEEEAVGEEEEDVENDDENDNNDAATDQNLLLTSDDDDVDDFDDEQSKHLQKPYCIYCNKKFTSQYKFENHMFIHRGLAPYRCELCTNLYNMKRLLIRHYKTVHKRMPTRDMVQAKGDKVSVARTNIEKLYPGRIKKPMLMCAKCPFECESDSEMRKHLNAHHGINEGVSEHANEVFIIRKLPFECPRCIRSFAAKTTLSRHLQRSHLVDTIIEMQVPQSEEATTTTMATSSLTIPGPENPVIENSQQNEMMQTDVGAEKMTTAALGNGDGNEVAVKEDGSGEHAEPAVQEEELDPVTLDAATAVTTTAIAAAISAAAAAEANSSESPVTTTASSSTTLFPTPTPFDFEYDIMRDEAQQSSPNIHDVSKAFSDNASSSSPINESDKLLSATVLEASPAKGLRSNTRLHRSSIYVCKLCSQTFDELGKLVKHEMELHSSTERSRWGYQHKCAICNTSYRTLTLLKFHMKRHSNRKSQCKLCPKTFVTIAELERHTKAKHSKDKTLRCSLDGCRKTFAFKHHLVRHQNASHLSTRYICPVCNKEEQSNVHLKNHMSVHKGEITYKCPKCDRSYLRRGRLASHVLLIHNLHLTTEELDKISSQAKRQAEPNDLKDTMPRAHLGRRKDVGSAREENGEPTGADDNSK
- the LOC122613713 gene encoding tigger transposable element-derived protein 6 — encoded protein: MLPGRVRKTRTLLTLEEKMEVIRSQERNKLTVRDLAKRFNIGKTQAADILKHKQSIKEGLLTGELKMNQMRRNPLSQRGAQIDEMCFDWFSRVRSENIPISGEMVREKAKQIAVELGYSNFSASSGWLEKWRKRHNIGYNATGDSLDLQEFEAILVKSEPISNKDDCDEPYPVTLIEPIYSTEEAMMQLARLKEFAKDDYVSYQQLLSLENQWSWKWNIFKKELP
- the LOC122612909 gene encoding zinc finger protein 2: MDAAVPDPALLAMNKLNKGSKCRACLSVDRKTVQLSAEVPNLQKSRTYAQSLKQVTNLDLRVISPGGYLWPMQICVRCCRALEVAMHFVEMALDSNRKLHGEAKSVKLPSPTGELKRKASNETIPWNQFSQEFEQFVEGYEGATTGPIEENVLYMRGTKVPRLDVDASSGSKTAPKEDEVILFDVKYDTNDLEEEDENDGSDAKNNETFFENSITPGETVMVVSVAEKNGENNNNYNFNNKNGDVTDDECDLIQRALEMTLNDEGCSQSPKKDANNETQMKSNGIEVSSPLFIKLATTSSTMVNIPILKCNICQYSHTDAEQLQIHYKSIHKISMIEDDIIGLNKNQNFKCRPCNSYETKDRNEMQKHLIDHHKIDGDFEMYCYMQANCPACDRIFKDQRSARKHYTRVHTPVQIAVSPTETYACTACDKVFNQKASLHSHQRFCQVKDVVHCSFCDQQFNSMRKYELHLQQLHAVETVHECEICRRSFKSAETLTMHRKRHSERHFQCSKCSLNYVNSAELRVHYERAHVNEEPVSCLTCGNQFQNMTLLREHEQRSHQKSKVWRCEVCNFETKTRWHRRQHQYEHMDYPYKCQNCTSEFADRSKFRQHSKKVHGIELSDEQLAEMFREKKGYTNRHDAFNKSINSLEIPGLTEDCFTELESLGVDYDDITTDLFASSASLDNLLNLIP